The Kitasatospora setae KM-6054 genome contains a region encoding:
- a CDS encoding DUF7927 domain-containing protein: protein MRACLVPLCVLLCPLLSGTGPAAAAAGAQQRGPAPAQARTAGTGTLLFSESFQDGAVPDPKLVPLGDACLTGARGAPPAGSSALGPCSSSNGAPGRGGSPGYLQLTDNRTYRSGGIVYNRPLPAASGVVAEFTSYQYGGSGADGISFFLTDGAQQLTRTGAVGAALGYAALKGVDGVPGGYVGIGFDAFGNFHTAGDGLGSGCPARSDTSRVGNAVGLRGPGDGSSGYCYLAGSLNAAGSAGALPGQLRAGSLASAARKTRITVGPGALPTITVEIDFNDGKGYRQVLSHTMTTPAPATYKFGFASSTGLLSDVHLIRSMTVGTVVPLAQLNLVKQIDRGTAQPDSYKTGQSVPYQFVVTNSGTEPVHGLRVDDPGAGPVDCPETDLSAAGSPGATVTCTGTHTVTAADLGGGGTFTNTATATALDASEKPVASNPSSVTVKVEGVAQLRLTKTSDAREPVKPGDRITWTVTAANPAGTSAYTGAKFTDDLSGVLGNADYGNDAAASSGVAAVSGTTLTWTGNVAVGQTVTVTYSTTVKPYGSGNGTMANTVVGPADSKPTGSTGCSPRSAAGDDGRGGPSSGPPRPVRYRRAPDRRRHRTNAPPDRTSTAAAAPSPASRPPAEPVAASSGPCPDPPVPTDGSGRPGDEEDGDAGEADGVGDPVGLALGLGLALGLALTLGLGLGLGLDATALPVTWADTW, encoded by the coding sequence TTGCGGGCCTGCCTGGTTCCGCTGTGCGTGCTGCTCTGCCCGCTGCTGTCCGGCACCGGCCCGGCGGCGGCCGCGGCCGGGGCGCAGCAGCGCGGCCCCGCCCCCGCGCAGGCCCGGACGGCCGGGACGGGCACCCTGCTGTTCAGCGAGAGCTTCCAGGACGGCGCCGTCCCGGACCCGAAGCTGGTGCCGCTCGGCGATGCCTGTCTGACCGGTGCCCGTGGCGCGCCGCCCGCCGGGTCGTCGGCGCTGGGCCCCTGCTCCTCCTCGAACGGCGCCCCGGGCCGGGGCGGCAGCCCGGGGTACCTCCAGCTGACCGACAACCGGACGTACCGGTCGGGCGGGATCGTCTACAACCGTCCGCTGCCGGCCGCGTCCGGCGTGGTGGCCGAGTTCACCTCGTACCAGTACGGGGGCAGCGGCGCGGACGGCATCAGCTTCTTCCTGACCGACGGCGCGCAGCAGTTGACCCGCACCGGCGCGGTGGGGGCGGCGCTGGGCTACGCGGCGCTCAAGGGGGTCGACGGCGTGCCCGGCGGGTACGTCGGCATCGGCTTCGACGCCTTCGGCAACTTCCACACGGCGGGGGACGGGCTCGGCTCCGGCTGTCCCGCGCGCTCCGACACCTCGCGGGTCGGCAACGCGGTCGGGCTGCGCGGGCCGGGCGACGGCTCGTCCGGCTACTGCTACCTGGCCGGCAGCCTGAACGCGGCGGGCAGCGCCGGCGCGCTGCCCGGCCAGCTGCGCGCCGGCAGCCTGGCGTCGGCGGCGCGCAAGACCAGGATCACCGTCGGCCCCGGCGCCCTGCCGACGATCACCGTCGAGATCGACTTCAACGACGGCAAGGGCTACCGGCAGGTGCTGTCCCACACGATGACCACCCCGGCGCCGGCCACCTACAAGTTCGGCTTCGCCAGCAGCACCGGGCTGCTGTCGGACGTGCACCTGATCCGCTCGATGACGGTGGGCACGGTCGTGCCGCTGGCCCAGCTGAACCTGGTCAAGCAGATCGACCGCGGCACGGCCCAGCCGGACAGCTACAAGACCGGGCAGAGCGTCCCGTACCAGTTCGTGGTGACCAACAGCGGCACCGAACCGGTGCACGGGCTGCGGGTGGACGACCCGGGCGCCGGTCCGGTGGACTGCCCGGAGACGGACCTCTCCGCGGCCGGGTCCCCCGGGGCCACCGTGACCTGCACCGGGACGCACACCGTGACCGCCGCCGACCTCGGCGGGGGCGGGACGTTCACCAACACCGCGACGGCCACCGCGCTGGACGCCTCGGAGAAGCCGGTGGCCTCCAACCCGTCCTCGGTCACCGTCAAGGTCGAGGGCGTCGCGCAGCTGAGGCTCACCAAGACCTCGGACGCCCGCGAGCCCGTCAAGCCGGGCGACCGGATCACCTGGACCGTCACCGCCGCGAACCCGGCCGGGACCTCCGCCTACACCGGCGCGAAGTTCACCGACGACCTGTCCGGGGTCCTCGGGAACGCCGACTACGGCAACGACGCCGCGGCGAGTTCCGGCGTGGCCGCGGTCAGCGGCACCACCCTGACCTGGACCGGGAACGTGGCGGTCGGCCAGACCGTGACCGTGACCTACTCGACCACCGTCAAGCCGTACGGCAGCGGGAACGGCACCATGGCCAACACCGTGGTGGGCCCGGCCGACTCCAAACCGACGGGTTCCACCGGCTGTTCGCCCCGTAGCGCGGCCGGGGACGACGGCCGGGGCGGGCCGTCGTCCGGCCCGCCCCGGCCCGTTCGCTACCGCCGGGCGCCGGACCGCCGACGCCACCGCACCAACGCCCCGCCCGACAGGACGAGCACGGCGGCCGCCGCACCGAGCCCCGCCTCCCGCCCGCCGGCGGAACCCGTCGCGGCCAGCTCCGGCCCCTGCCCGGACCCGCCGGTGCCGACCGACGGCTCCGGCCGGCCCGGGGACGAGGAGGACGGGGACGCCGGGGAGGCGGACGGAGTCGGGGACCCGGTGGGGCTCGCGCTGGGGCTGGGGCTGGCGCTCGGGCTGGCGCTGACGCTCGGGCTCGGGCTCGGGCTCGGGCTGGACGCGACCGCGTTGCCGGTGACCTGGGCCGACACCTGGTAG
- a CDS encoding VOC family protein — MRGGTGTDGFALSFGAVAEVYDRIRPAYPAAALRWALDGGSPDAVRGAAGVDVAAESLADAVPAHGVLLGGPPEPGHDALPGADTARWILPDGRYLRLLAPDGGEGPVARHLRRRGRGLYAVAFEVDDLEGACRRLARADVGTRPLTVEEVLVEPPGPLAARITLRSAATPTG, encoded by the coding sequence GTGCGGGGCGGAACGGGAACGGACGGGTTCGCCCTCTCCTTCGGCGCGGTGGCCGAGGTGTACGACCGGATACGGCCGGCCTATCCGGCGGCGGCTCTTCGGTGGGCGCTCGACGGGGGCTCCCCGGACGCCGTCCGGGGCGCGGCCGGGGTGGACGTCGCCGCCGAGAGCCTGGCGGATGCGGTTCCCGCTCACGGCGTCCTGCTCGGCGGTCCACCGGAGCCCGGCCACGACGCCCTGCCGGGCGCCGACACCGCCCGCTGGATCCTGCCGGACGGACGGTACCTGCGCCTGCTGGCCCCCGACGGCGGCGAGGGGCCGGTGGCGCGGCACCTGCGGCGGCGCGGACGGGGCCTGTACGCGGTGGCCTTCGAGGTCGACGACCTCGAAGGCGCGTGCCGCCGCCTGGCCCGAGCGGACGTCGGAACCCGCCCGCTCACGGTGGAAGAGGTCCTGGTGGAACCGCCTGGCCCCCTGGCGGCCCGCATCACCCTGCGGAGCGCGGCGACGCCGACGGGCTGA